In Toxoplasma gondii ME49 chromosome II, whole genome shotgun sequence, the genomic stretch CAGACTTTCTGTCATTCACCTCGTCGACCTCGCAGGCTCGGAAAAGAACGACCAGACACAGGCGATTGGGGACCGTCTCAAAGAGGGATGTGCAATCAACAAATCTCTGTCGGCGCTTGGGAACGTTATTTCGGCCCTGGCCGACAAAGCTGCCGGAAAAGACAAAGGCCGAGTGGTTCCGTACCGTGATTCCAAGCTCACGCGACTTCTGCAGAACGCGCTAGGCGGCTCCTGCAAGACAATCATGCTCTGTGCTCTTTCCCCAGCTTCCAGCAACTACGACGAAACTCTCAGTACGCTGAGATACGCCGACCGAGCGAAGCAAGTCAAAAATTTTGCCGTAGTGAACGAAGACCCGACGCTCCGGCTCATCCGCGAACTCcgggaagaaaacgaggaactcAGGGCTCTCCTGGAGGGTAAGCAGACCTCGTTTGCTGCAGCACAAACAGAGGTGCCAGGCACACAGGACGACTGAGGGAAGAACTGGATGAGACTgagacgaagacagcagGAAAAAGCTCTGAGTAAACGTGCTTTTCCCAGTGAACCGAAACCTGGTTACGTCTGCCGAACGTGGATGCGGACGGAAAGCATGAGTCTACTGCAAAGATGGCTATACGTCTTTTATTCATTTATATTTTTACTCGCGAAGGCGTGCACCTGATCTACACGGACGCGTTAGCTCGTTGCGCATATTTCCCTAGGTGTCAATGCACATTATGTCAATGTCGCTACGTGCGTACATGCAAACAGGCAATCGAATACACACGCTCAAACACATACGCACTTACACAAATACAGATTCGAGCGTGTAAACCGCTTTCACTACGCGAGGAGCATGCATGCGGCATAGCTTTATGTGAGTGACCTGCAGAAGGGTAAGATCTGGTTATCACCCATGATTAGAATAAGGGATAAGTCGGGATGTTTTTGGGAGGCGCCTTTccgtcgaggaagaaacaatTCCCACTGATCTGTTCGCCGTATTGGTTCtgtgaaaagaaagacgcggGATTCTGCGCTTTGCTTTGTTGTGTGCTCGCACAACAGGCAACAATGGTGCGAGCCGCGGTTTGTCTgaagccgagagaaaggTGCTGGAGGAGGAACACCAGAAGGAAATCCGGGCGATGGAAAATGCACTCCACGACATGGAGAAATCGTTTCAGCAAAAACTGGAGGAGTCGCAAAAACAGGCTGCAGCCCAGACCGCGCAAGGTCCGTTACGAGTCACAAAAGCACTCGTTTCTCACACCGGGCCTTTGGCGTTCGCACTGAGGGAATCGCATGTGACGCGCTGGCACACGAAacagcagaaaggaaagcaacACAAAACGCCCAGGTGCCTCACTGTTGAACTTTAGATGCACACTATCTCCTGGGGCACCATCTGAATTTCCGCGGCGGTGTCGACCAGCTTTTCGAGCTAACCTTACCATCTGAGGACATTCAAGACCAACACTTTTACCATTCTTACCGCACTGATCGAGGCTCACTTTGCTTGCTGCTCCGCCACAAACCAACAGATCCAGGTTTTCAGGTATCCTTCTACCAACTTTTTCTCGATTCACCCATTGGCGTATcactgtgtgtgtctccacatTGTGACGCTTGATTCAAGATGGGATTTCTCCCCTCGTTTTCCACGGTTCTTCCCCAATTGCCCCTTGCCACTACCTGCTTGTCCAGCCTAGCCGGACTCCAGGCATTCCCTAACTTCTTTCTACTGTAGTACGCCGGCCACCTAACTTCTACTTTCAAAGATTTGTCGTAGACAGACCCACAACACAATGTTATTTACACATTTCACCCGTAGACTGAACAACTCTCTTGTGCTAAACAAGGCTGATGCGGGGTTGAAAGTCATTCTATCCAATGCCGGCGGTTTGTCTGTAGCTCTGTTACCGTTTGCTATTCTGGGCCAACTGGTTTAGGATCATTCGTGGCATAGCGTTAGATCCGAGTACATGCACAAATGAGAAGATCACCGTCCTAGTCAAGGACAGCAGAAACCCCCAATTTAATAGGGTGAAGAGCCTGTATCCATGAAGTTGATTCAGGTTGTCTCCGACCCGTGtatctctcctcccctctaAAACGCGTTTCCCCCCTCGGCATTTCGCCGTACGAGTACCGCCGCCTTTCCCGTCTACTTTTCCCCTGCGGTTTTTGTGGTGGTCCATCCCGCAGGCGCCATCGACTCGGCAACTGTTCCGCACTTGACCGTTTTGAACGAGGACGTTTTGCTGAGTGGGCAGGTGAAGTTCGCGTTTCCTCACGCGCCTGGGCAGCTCTGGATcggcaagaagaaaggcgactgGACTCCGGACGTGTCTCTTTCGGGGCTTGGCATTTTTCCACGGCACTGCAGCTGTGCGTTCGACGCAGGAAAACGAGTGGTGTATCTGACGGTCGAGGAGGGGGTGAATTACACTTTCGTGAACGGCGAGAAAATCGGCAACAAGAAGCTCGTGGCGCTCAAATCCGGAGACCGCCTGGTGCTGGGGCAGGCGTACGCGTTTCTGgtcgtttttcctgcagagaaaaatcCAAGGCTCCTCGAGGAATACACGTACGACAATGCGCTCCAGGAAGTGTGTGTCGCACAGGGCGAAGTCAAACGCGCGAAACCTAGCGAGGCGGAgctgcaggaagagaaagccaAGACCGAAGCGTATCGAAAACAGGTAGAGGCCATGCAGCGTGCGCAATCAGAGTTCGAGGAGAAAATGCGGCAAGCGGCGCTGAAGGCCAGCGCGgaggagcgacagagactcgAGGAAGAGTTCCGGAAAAAACACGAGGCGCTcgaccgagagaaaaaggaactgcAGCGAAAGGAAATGCGCCGTCTAGCAGCCGAGACAGACCGGAAAGAGGTGGAGGCTACGCTCGTGGAAATTCTGCCCCGCGTCAAGGAAGCAAACCTGATTGCGGCCGAACTCAACAAACCGTACAAGCTGATCCCTTCGTTCGACATGTGTTTCACCTCGACAGGCGAGCGGAAGTCTAAAGTCCTCGTCTCGGTGAAATACTGCGGAAAACTCGTCTATGAGTGGACCCCCGCAGTCCTCGACAACCGCCTCTTCCTCATGCGCGACCTCCTCGAGAAATACTAtgaggaaacagacaaggACGGATTTCTAAGGCGTAGGCTGGAACATGAAAAGCGCGAAACATCCGCGAGGAACTCGGAGCTCGCCAGACAACACTTTCAACCAACACAAAACGAAGTTCGTGGTCTGGCGTTCACGGGCGTTTCTAAAAACCGAAACGCGACCGTTTGAACCAGCGTCCCAATGAATGGGCGAAGTGTACACACCACaacgtttcctctctccatctgtaTGCACTCTAAATAACTCCTACCGAGCACTTTTCCCCGTGCAGGTGATTCTTTTCCACCCAGGAGTCACTCGTTTGGCCGCCTTCCAACCAGCTGAATATTCAATTGCTTGACAAAGCTCTTTCATGGGAAGACAGATCTCCACAGGATCGCAAGCCTCCATACACCATAAATCACGAACCTTTTCCATGTGAAAattatatctatctatctatctatctatcaatctctctctctctctctctctctatatatatatatatacatacacggATATGCTTATGCTCCCTGGCGCGGATGCATCTACCTCACGAGTGGTCATAAACGTATcaacgtatatatacatatatatatatatatatacatacatatgtatacacatattcATGTACGCGGGCCTACATCACGTAAGTGGACAAGATGGTCTTTGTGTGAGACCTTCAGGTCTTAGGAAAGAGGAGGATCCTTTCTGGGATCCAatcgagaaggagaaatgCATCGGCAAAGCGGTCCTGTTTCTGCAGTCGCTGACCGCACAGTTGGAGTCAGAGTCAAATGCTCACATCTTCAACAAGGAAGGCGTGGAAGTAGGACAGGTTCGACGCCTACACTCGCTACACTCTCTATCGCTCACAAGGCAATATGCAAATACATGCGAATACGTAGTACGAACATACGCATACacatgcttctctctctctctctatctatatacatatatatatgcataagtatatatatctgtgtataGCCGCTGAACTAGAGACACGAAAGCTTTATTTTTCTATCGCATGCTCGGGAGACTGAGTTTCACACTAGCATGTAAATTGCATGGCTGCTGGTACTTTGAGATCACActgacggcgagaagggaagcatGTTTCAGGCGACAGGGAGGTTAAGCGGGGAAGTTCGTGTCTGACATTTGTAAGATAGCAATGTAACGTAAATTCCAGATGGACACAAGTCATCCTCGTACCGTTCCCCTTGCAGACTCGTTTTTCCGAAACGCGAGGGAAACTCGAAGAATTCAAAGAAACACTTGGCAAACGCCCGCAGGGCCGTTGTCGTTCCATTTGCTCATAAGTCAAGCTACACGCAAGGCCCGAAAGTGCGAAGAAACAACATTTGTACAGGTGTTGAGGAACCTCGCTTGTGTCGTTCTGCTCTTCAAGGAAACGCGAAATGAAAAGAGTTTCTCAATTCTTCGGCTATACCTGAGCTCGAAATTGACAAGTGACACTGTCTTCATGAAACAGACCTATACAGATACATGGACATACATAAatccatacatatatatatatatatatatatatacgtatttaTATGGAAAGGATTTCGACTGCTCGTACAGATGCTTGTGTGTCCTCAaagctctctctgcatgcgaataTGGTCCTTCCGGCTCTCGACCTGCTGTCGATTGTTCTCCCTTTGTAGACTTGACAAGTGTCTAACCTTGTGTCTTTTTGCGGACCAGGGAGTTCAGTGGAAAGTCCGAAGGAAACACGTTCGCTTCTGTGCTTTTATGCAGCTGAACGTGGCTGTGTTTCCGGTAACGAAGGACGGGAAGGAGTTGGAGGATGATGACATCAAGGAGAGTCCTGAAGAGCTGCTTGGCACTTCCGCATGTAAGTTACTGCGAGACGTTCGCTCTACAGTGCTGCTTGAGAGAAAACCAAGTGCAGATACTTTCTTCGACTCGCTTCAGGTGTTGGCGTTCTCTCCGCAAATCCAAGCGGAGGAAACCGGAAAGGACGTGGAATTTGCAAGGTGGAACCTGACACTGAGGCAAGTGATCGATCGGATCCCAGAATCCGGCTTCCCGACAGGCAAgctgagaggagagagacgactgAACTTCTAcctcgcttcgtctccagaTGCATTTCTGGAGGACAGCCGCTGACGTTTTAGGTCCATTCGTTTTTTTGGAAAAATTCATTCCCTCGGGACAAGGAGTCCCCATATTCACAGTGGAGCATCTCCTCTCGTCG encodes the following:
- a CDS encoding Chromosome-associated kinesin KLP1, putative (encoded by transcript TGME49_221420) — translated: MSCSVQVAVRVRPFNSRERNLNAFCCISMNGRQTVITDLSKKNDEKKFTFDYSYWSHDGYHEEPSGYFSPAPGSHYADQKQVFSDVGQGVLDSAWEGYHACLFAYGQTGSGKSYSMVGYGENKGIIPIACEEIFRRIAQNKDPAKSFEVSCSMLEVYNEHVHDLLIKPSTRPPGGLEIRESKVLGIFVEGLSKRAVNSYAGIQKIVDEGTSNRSIGATLMNATSSRAHTVVSIELHQVTTMNGKQGRRLSVIHLVDLAGSEKNDQTQAIGDRLKEGCAINKSLSALGNVISALADKAAGKDKGRVVPYRDSKLTRLLQNALGGSCKTIMLCALSPASSNYDETLSTLRYADRAKQVKNFAVVNEDPTLRLIRELREENEELRALLEGNNGASRGLSEAERKVLEEEHQKEIRAMENALHDMEKSFQQKLEESQKQAAAQTAQGAIDSATVPHLTVLNEDVLLSGQVKFAFPHAPGQLWIGKKKGDWTPDVSLSGLGIFPRHCSCAFDAGKRVVYLTVEEGVNYTFVNGEKIGNKKLVALKSGDRLVLGQAYAFLVVFPAEKNPRLLEEYTYDNALQEVCVAQGEVKRAKPSEAELQEEKAKTEAYRKQVEAMQRAQSEFEEKMRQAALKASAEERQRLEEEFRKKHEALDREKKELQRKEMRRLAAETDRKEVEATLVEILPRVKEANLIAAELNKPYKLIPSFDMCFTSTGERKSKVLVSVKYCGKLVYEWTPAVLDNRLFLMRDLLEKYYEETDKDGFLRRLRKEEDPFWDPIEKEKCIGKAVLFLQSLTAQLESESNAHIFNKEGVEVGQLNVAVFPVTKDGKELEDDDIKESPEELLGTSAYYEVRILSASGLPKELSNNTFVKFKFFRCSSYTETPRVRGSTANPVFNFRKIFEESVTPAFTDYLENEVLIFEVYGEDLRATK